ACTTTTATAACCTCAGTAGCAATTGGAACATTTTCTCGAATTGTAACATGGTAGGTATCCTGACTGAAAACTGGGCGGTTATCATTACTGTCAAGAACAATGATTGAAACATTCAGAGTACCTGATCTGCGAGGCTTACCTCCATCTATTGCTGTTAAAACCAGCATGTGTTCGCTCATTTGCTCTCTGTCTAACGCCTTCTTCAAAACTAAGAATGGAATTTTATCGTCATCACTTTGCCGCACATCTATTTCAAAGTGATCGTTAGACGTTAATGTATATGTGCGAACTGAGTTTATTCCGGCGTCAGGATCACGAGCAGCTTGGAGTTTAAATCTCATTCCCGGGGCCGTATGTTCTGCTATTTCAAACGTTTGCTCCTTTTCAGGAAAACGAGGGGAGTTATCATTAACATCAGCAATTCCTATGACCAGATAATGGATTTCAAGTGGATTTTCAACTACAATCTTTAGCTCCAAAAGACAAGCGCTGTCTTCACTGCACATTTCTTCTCTGTCAATTTTTCCATTCACGATCAAGTCTCCATTGTTCTGATTCACGCCAAAAAGAGAATCCATAGAAGTCGACACAATTCGAAAGCGGCGATCAATCAAAGACGCAATGTCAATGCCAAGATCCTTTGCAATATTCCCAACGACAGATCCATGTTTTACCTCTTCTGGAATAGAGTATCTTAACTGAGCTAAAGCCTTTTCTTGGAAAAATAGCAATAGAAGGgaccaatagaaaacagacCGAACAAAGATAGTATTTTGTCCGAGTGATTTACTCCCCATGTTTAGATGAAAAAACAACGAGCATCTACAACTAAAAAGATTGCGGTGCAAAGCTTTCAGATCAAAACGCCAGGTCCAACATATAGTCAAATAAAGCGCACCTCGTCCTTCCGAATCCGTTCTGACTACAACCTCTCCTCTACGCTGTTCTCAAACAAAAGGCGATGGGAGGAACGGAATCGTGCAACGCAGCTTCGTGGTGTCACACTGGCACCCAGAggttcaatgtttttttcacattttacAAACAATGCCCCCTGTTAATTTTCGTATGCCTTTCTTGTGACATAGTTAGGCAATGCAACaaattaataaacaaataaataataaataaatcttcATTTTGCAAGCCAGTATTTCCTCTTCATTACAAGCCCTCTCCAAGCAGGCCCATAATATCATTTAAGAGGTCTAtggtatttttgttttgtttttgtatacatttgttaAAGGCCTAATTATTAGTAATTGTCTTATTACCTTGACTAGTAATTTAGTCAAATAgtcttaataataattatctgGCATTTTTATGCGAATTCGTTCAAATGAATCCCtaataaacatgtatttcaaCTTTTCCAAAGATCATGATGCATTACGAAACTGTAGTTATAAATTGTTCCCTTACCTCTGCAGAAGTACTCCTCCTGTCAGGGACCACTAGAGTGTTCCCATTGCTCCCCGGGACTATAGTAGATCCTATACTCATTCTGGGTCCAACTAACATGTAGCGTTTCTCTCCAGATCTGTACTGGATGCTGTGACACAGAGTTCCATCATAGTTGGTTTCAGGTAAATACTTGGAGGATACATCCGGTGTTTTAGAGCACTGCATTGCAATCAGCACAATGATACTGATGAGGAGAAGAGTTGAAACTGAAGCCAGAgttatcattaaataaaatgtcACGCCACTGTCCCCAATGTCAGTCGCTGCACTTTTCACATCAGAAGCTGAAATGGCCTCTTTGGGCTCCACCAGCTTGACAACCACAGTAGCTGTTGCTGAGAGTGACACGTTACCATTGTCTTTGACCAGTATGACCAGTTTATGTTGAGCCTCGTCTGTCTCTGTGAATGAGCGCAGTGTTCTTATCCGTCCAGTATAGCGGTCCAGACCAAAGAGACTGTGGTCACTCACTTCCTGTAGTGAGAATAACAGCCAGCCGTTGTATCCTATGTCAGCATCGTAGGCTCTCACTTTAGTCACCAGGTGGCCTGCAGGAACATTGCGAGGAACCTCCTCTACTCCTTCAGCAGATCCGTTAGAGCTGATCGGATGTAAGATAACCGGAGGGTTGTCGTTCTGGTCCAGAATAAACACGTTGACTGTGACGTTGCTTCTTAGTGGGGGACTTCCGGAGTCGAGGGCCACAACTTGGAACTGAAATTTCTTTAACGTTTCAAAGTCAAAGCTTTTCATCGCAGAAATGTGGCCATTATCCGAATTAATATTTAGGAAAGATGACATGTCATTCCGACTTCCATCCCCTCGAACTGTTTGGTATATTATCGCAGCGTTTGCGTTTAAATCTTTATCGAATGCACTAACTGAAAATATAGAGGCACTGGGAGTATTATTTTCCAGTAAATATAactcgagaggattttgtgcgAACTCGGGGCTGTTGTCGTTTACGTCAGAAATCTGAACGCTCAGAGTTTTAAAAGTGGACAGAGGGGGCTGACCACAGTCGGTAGCTGTTAATGTGACGTCATAATGGGACATGGTTTCTCTGTCCAACTTCTCTTTGACAACCAATGAGTACATGTTATCCTTATATGACGGTTTCAATTCAAATGGTACATTTTCGTTTAGACTACATATCACTTTTCCATTCAGTCCAGAATCAATATCAGTGACACTTACGAGGTAAATGACTGTCCCTTGTTTTGAATCTTCGGGCACGCTGTCAGAAATCGACGTCACTTCTATCGCTGGTTTATTGTCATTAACGTCTTCtatttttattataactctacaATCTGTTGTCATTGGAGGCTGGCCTTTGTCAGAGGCTTGGATATCTATTTTATAAACATCCATTGTCTCATAGTCAATCTTTCCTTTGACTAGAATTTCTCCAGTTATTTTATCTAAGGAAAATAGTTCTACTATTTTAGCGGTACTGTCAGTTCCAAATGCATACTCAACCTGCCCATTCGCCCCCTCGTCCAAATCATTTGCCTGTACCTTTATTACAACAGTACCAATGTCAACATTTTCTCGTAACATAACTGAATAAACCTCTTGAGAAAATATTGGTCTATTGTCATTGTTATCAAGAACTAGTATAGTAACATTGAGATGTGCCGATTTATGCGGTTTTCCTCCGTCTACAGCTGTAAGAACCAGGTTGTAATTCGTTCTCTGCTCCCTGTCCAATTGCCGCTGCAAGACCAAAAACGGAATTTTGTCTTCTCCCCTATCTCTAATTTCGAGTTGAAAATGATCGTTCTGACTCAGTAGATAACGTTGTACCGAATTAATTCCGACGTCTGGATCGTGGGCCCCTGCCAGTTGAAATCTTGCCCCCTGCAGAATGCTTTCTGCGATCTCGATCACCTTTTCTTTCTCCGGAAATATGGGTGCGTTGTCATTTCGATCTGTTACTTCCACGCTTATGTAGTGAATTTCAAGTGGATTTTCAATAACAATTTTGAGCTCCACTAAACACGCACCGCTGTGTTCGCAAATGTCTTCTCGGTCCACCTTCTGAGTATTGTACAGAGCACCATTGTTCTGGTTTACCTCAAATAGCGAATCTTTAGTTCCAGCCACGATGCGGAATCGCCTTTCCTTCAAAGTCGTTGGATCAAGCCCTAAATCCTTGGCTACATTCCCAATAACAGATCCCACTTTAGCCTCTTCTGCCGTGGAGTATCGTATTTGAGCTGAACCAAGCTCACCGAAAAATAACAGAACAACGAAAATATGAAGGCCTGACAAAGAAACCATTTTGCCACTATATTCCCTTCAAGATGGACGTCCAATAAGTTCAATTCAATCATGGATGAAACAATCCTCAAAAATCTCCTCATCCAGCATGTACTCCACATGAAAGGATAAAAAGGTTACGAAAAAAAGCCTCGCTTGTCTGTTCATCCTCCAACAGGGGACTAACAATGAGCTTCGTTAATGGCTGAGCCTCTCTCACAACCTGGCACACCGAATAATGTAACACTGACACCTTGTGGGCTATTCCATGTAGGCCTACGTCTCACACAACGAATATATTTCAATTATGATGTGtaaattatgattattattgaaAAACAGTATTCAGCACAATGGACAGCTAACACAAAAACGCCAAACCCTCAGTGTGAGAAAGACTTCAATTAATGTCCTTTACCAAACAATGCAGATCTATGAACCCATGTTAGCAtatggaaataaatatatagtaaGCAACATATTTATATAGGCCTAGTTAAACATTTCTTACCTCTACAGATGTGCTCCTCCTGTCAGGGACCACCAGAGTGTTCCCATTGCTCCCCGGGACTATAGTAGATCCTATACTCATTCTGGGTCCAACTAACATGTAGCGTTTCTCTCCAGATCTGTACTGGATGCTGTGACACAGAGTTCCGTCATAGTTTGTTTCTGGTAAATACTTGGAGGATACATCCGTGGTTTTAGAGCACTGCATTGCAATCAGCACAATGATGCTGAAGATAAAAAGAGTTGAAACTGTTCCTAAAGTTATCATCAAATACAAAGTCACATTGGTGTCATTATCATtatttgaaacacttttcacaTCAGAAGCTGAAATGGCCTCTTTGGGCTCCACGAGCTTGACAATCACAGTAGCTGTTGCTGAGAGTGACACGTTCCCATTGTCTTTGACC
The window above is part of the Gadus macrocephalus chromosome 10, ASM3116895v1 genome. Proteins encoded here:
- the LOC132466521 gene encoding protocadherin alpha-8-like; the encoded protein is MVSLSGLHIFVVLLFFGELGSAQIRYSTAEEAKVGSVIGNVAKDLGLDPTTLKERRFRIVAGTKDSLFEVNQNNGALYNTQKVDREDICEHSGACLVELKIVIENPLEIHYISVEVTDRNDNAPIFPEKEKVIEIAESILQGARFQLAGAHDPDVGINSVQRYLLSQNDHFQLEIRDRGEDKIPFLVLQRQLDREQRTNYNLVLTAVDGGKPHKSAHLNVTILVLDNNDNRPIFSQEVYSVMLRENVDIGTVVIKVQANDLDEGANGQVEYAFGTDSTAKIVELFSLDKITGEILVKGKIDYETMDVYKIDIQASDKGQPPMTTDCRVIIKIEDVNDNKPAIEVTSISDSVPEDSKQGTVIYLVSVTDIDSGLNGKVICSLNENVPFELKPSYKDNMYSLVVKEKLDRETMSHYDVTLTATDCGQPPLSTFKTLSVQISDVNDNSPEFAQNPLELYLLENNTPSASIFSVSAFDKDLNANAAIIYQTVRGDGSRNDMSSFLNINSDNGHISAMKSFDFETLKKFQFQVVALDSGSPPLRSNVTVNVFILDQNDNPPVILHPISSNGSAEGVEEVPRNVPAGHLVTKVRAYDADIGYNGWLLFSLQEVSDHSLFGLDRYTGRIRTLRSFTETDEAQHKLVILVKDNGNVSLSATATVVVKLVEPKEAISASDVKSAATDIGDSGVTFYLMITLASVSTLLLISIIVLIAMQCSKTPDVSSKYLPETNYDGTLCHSIQYRSGEKRYMLVGPRMSIGSTIVPGSNGNTLVVPDRRSTSAEVREQFITTVS